In Pseudobdellovibrionaceae bacterium, the following proteins share a genomic window:
- a CDS encoding 3-hydroxybutyryl-CoA dehydrogenase: MSFKKVGVIGAGQMGNGIAQVVAAHKVEVVMMDVSDAALERGVQTIAKSCDRLIKKEKMTEGEKSELLGRIQTTTEMTNLKACDFVVEAATENVDLKLKIFKQLDEICSPETLLATNTSSISITKIASVTRRPEKVCGMHFMNPVPLMVLVEGISGLQTSPETFSKVKSFAEYLGKTFVEAKDMPGFAVNRILMPMINEAVYTLHEGIASVEDIDAAMKLGTNQPMGPLTLADFIGLDTCLAIMNVLHDGLGDTKYRPCPLLVKYVEAGWLGRKSGRGFYNYAAQ, from the coding sequence GTGTCTTTCAAGAAAGTGGGAGTCATTGGTGCGGGACAAATGGGTAACGGCATTGCCCAGGTTGTTGCTGCCCACAAAGTGGAAGTGGTGATGATGGATGTTTCGGATGCGGCCCTTGAAAGAGGAGTGCAGACCATCGCCAAAAGCTGTGACCGCCTGATCAAAAAAGAAAAGATGACTGAAGGGGAGAAGTCAGAACTCCTGGGCCGTATTCAAACCACCACAGAAATGACGAATCTAAAGGCCTGTGACTTCGTGGTTGAAGCGGCGACTGAAAATGTAGACTTAAAGTTGAAGATCTTTAAGCAGCTGGATGAAATTTGCTCGCCCGAGACTTTATTGGCGACCAACACTTCGTCGATCTCCATTACCAAAATTGCCTCGGTGACCCGCCGGCCTGAAAAAGTCTGCGGTATGCACTTTATGAACCCTGTTCCCTTGATGGTTTTGGTTGAAGGGATTTCTGGTTTGCAGACTTCCCCCGAGACCTTTTCAAAAGTGAAGTCTTTTGCTGAGTATTTGGGAAAGACTTTTGTGGAAGCCAAGGACATGCCCGGCTTTGCGGTCAACCGCATTCTCATGCCCATGATCAACGAGGCGGTTTACACTCTTCATGAGGGAATTGCCTCCGTTGAAGACATTGATGCCGCCATGAAGCTGGGAACCAATCAGCCCATGGGACCTCTCACTCTGGCGGATTTTATTGGTTTGGACACCTGCCTGGCGATTATGAACGTTCTCCATGACGGATTGGGTGATACCAAGTACAGACCTTGTCCACTGTTGGTGAAATACGTTGAAGCCGGATGGCTGGGACGCAAGTCGGGTCGTGGGTTTTACAACTACGCTGCGCAATAG